The segment TGGATTCTAAATAAAATTTAAAAAAGCCTGATGGCTTTTTTATAATAATTTTTAATTACCAAGCAAATTAGCAATAATATTGCTATGTACATTGTTGAGTTAGTTGAAAAAGCATGCAATAGCATAAGTAATACATTATATACTAAGATGGTTGGAATTGTTGCTCAAGAGTTTCTTGGCATTTGTGAAAATAAATAGTACTTACTAAATGATGCATTTATTTTTGATAAGTATTATATGTAAGTTACCATCTATTGGTAGTATAATGATTAAACTTATGTACTATGATTTAATTTCTGAACTTTTAAAATCATTAATAAATAAACATATAAAAAAAGATGAGACTTCAAAAAATATGCTGTTAACCAAAAATAATTGACAGCAGTATTGACATTGTGGTATACTTTAGAAGTACTTTATGAAAGGAAGGTAGAGAAAATGGCAGTAAAATTAAGATTAAAAAGAATGGGTGCAAAACAAAAACCATTTTATCGTATTGTAGCAGCTGACTCTAGATCACCAAGAGATGGTAGAATTATTGAAACAGTTGGAACATATGATCCAAATACAACTCCAGCAACAGTAAATGTTAATGAAGAAGTAGCATTCAAATGGTTAGAAAATGGAGCACAACCTACAGATACAGTAAGAAGTATTTTATCAAGCGTTGGTTTAATGAAAAAATTACATGAAAGCAAAAATAGTAAATAATAATGAAAGACTATGTAAAAATTGTTAAAACAATAATTACGCCTTTAGTAGAAGATGCATCTAGTTTAGATGTAAATATTATGCCAACAGCTAATGAAGATGAAATAAAAATATTAGTGATTGCTCACGGTGATCAAATTCCAAGATTGATTGGTAAGCAAGGTCGAAATGCTAATGCAATAAGACAACTTGTTCGTGCAGCTGCTAGTGAAGAAAAGAAAAGAATTTTAGTTGATTTTGAAGCATTTTAAGATGAAGTGGTAACACTTCTTTTTTTTCTTTTAATGTAGTATACTTATGAAAAGGAGGTTTTAGAATGAAAAATCCTATTATTGGAATAACATCTAATGAACAAGCAAACTTTGATGGTTGGTTTATTGAACATTATATTAATTATGTTAAATCGGAGGCTATAAAAGTAGTTGATAAAGCTGGAGGGGTACCCCTAATAATACCAGTTTTAAGCGATAGTAATCATATTGATAGATACCTTGATTTAATTGATGGTTTAATAATTACAGGTGGTCATGATGTTTACCCATTATTGTATGAAGATGATATGCAAGTTGATTGTGGAAATATTCATCCTAAAACAGATTTTTTTGATATTTATTTAGTCAAAGAAGCAATGAAAAGGAAAATACCAACTATTGTAATTTGTAGAGGATTGCAAGTAACAAATGTTGCGTTTAAAGGAACACTAATTCAAGATGTAAATAAAGAAAAAAACTCAACAATAAAACACCATGCTCCTGAAGAAGGAAACCTTAATGTTCATGCAATTAATATTTTAGATAACAATTCTTTGTTTTCTAAGTTAACAGGATATAAAGATAAAATGTATGTTAACTCAATTCATCATCAAGCGATTGGCGAATTAGCTCCTATTTTTAAAGTAGTAGCAAAGGCAAATGATGAAATAATTGAAATTGTTGAATTAAAAGATAGTGATCAATTTTTTATTGGCATGCAGTTTCACCCAGAAATATTAGGTGCAAATGGCAATGCACAAATGATGAGATTATTTAAAGGAATGGTTGAGTATATAAATGGAGAAGATACAAATGGAAATGATTAATGTTGGTTATATAGCAGGATTTCATGGCTTAAAAGGTGAAATGAAAATTAAAACAACAACGGATTTTATTAAAGAAAGGTTTGCTAAAGGAAGTGAATTGTTTTTAATTTATAATAATGATGAAATACTTGTTAAAATAAAAAGCTATCGAGAACATAAAGGGATGCCATTAATATCTTTTGAGGGATATAATTCATTAAATGATGTTGAAAAATATAAAGGAAGTGCTCTTAAAGTAACAAGTGATATGTTGTATGATCTTGATGAAGAAGAGTATTATCACTTTGACTTAATTGGTTTAGATGTTGAAACTTTTAATGGTGAAGTACTAGGAAAAGTTAAAAGTGTTATGGAAACAGGAGCAAACGATGTTATTGTTCTTGAAAAGGATGGCAAAGATATCTTAGTGCCATTTATTAAAACAATTGTTGATGTAATTGATATTGAAAATAAAAAAATAGTTTTATTTGAAGTGGAAGGATTATGGTAATGAAATTTAAAGTATTAACATTATTTCCTGAATATATTGAAAGTTTTAAAAAACACTCAATTATTAAAAGAGGAATTGAAAGTAAAAAAATTGAAATAGAAACAATAGATTATCGTAATTACTCAAAGAATAAGCATATGAAAGTTGATGATACACCTTATGGTGGAGGAGCTGGAATGTTGCTTACAGTACAGCCAATTTACGATGCCTTAAAAGCAAATAAAACAAATGATAGTAAAATTATTTTAGTTTGTCCTACAGGAAAAGTTTTTAAACAAGAGGATGCTAATAAGTTAGCACAAGAAAAGGAATTAATATTTATTTGTGGACATTACGAAGGGTATGATGAAAGAATAAGAGATTATGTTGATTATGAATACTCTATTGGTGATTATGTTTTAACCAGTGGTGAAATTGCTAGTACGGTCATGATGGATTCAATTGCTAGGTTAGTTGATGGTGTGATTGAAAAGCAATCATATTTAGGAGATTCTTTTCAAAATGGTTTGTTAGAATATCCCCAGTATACTAAACCACAGGAGTTTGATGGAAAAGTTGTACCAGGAGTATTAGTGAATGGTCATCATGCTAAAATAGATGAATATCGATTAAAGCAATCAATAATAAAAACTGCTAAGAATAGACCAGACATGTTAGAAAGTGAAGAGTTATCACCAGAAATAAAAGCTAAAATTTTAGAATTAAAAGAAAATAAAGAAATATAAAAGTATAGTGTGCTTGACATTTTTTGTAAAGTGTACTATACTTTTTTCAGGTGATAAAATGAAGACGCAAATTCAAAAGCTAAGAAAAGAAAGAAAGATTTCTCAAGATGAATTAGCTAAAGCTCTTGGCGTTACAAGGCAAACAATCATTTCGATTGAAAAAGAAAAATATACAGCTTCATTAATTCTGGCGTATAAAATTTCCAAGTTTTTTGAAATGAGTATTGAAGAGATATTTGATTTTTCAAAGGTAGGTGAAGAAGATGAATAAATTTAAAAAAGGGTTAAAGAAAAGAATTATTTTATTGAGTATTTTAGGAATATTTTTAATATCTTTAGCAGTTATAACACTTTTAAATAAAGATAATTTAAATTTGGAAGGAAATAATTTATCAAGAAATATAGGATGTTTATATGGATTAGTACTTGGAACAGGATTTAAGTTACTATCAACATTTTCTTCACTAAGAAATGAAGATAAATTAAATGAGTTATATATAAAATCAAATGATGAAAGAACAGCCCTTGTAGTAAAAAGTACATCAACAATGTCATACTTAATTTTATTATACACAATGGTGTGTGGTATGGTTGCTACAACATTTTTTTCAAGTGTTATTTCAAATGTATTTTTCTATGGAGTTTGTTATACGCTAGTTGTATATTGCATAACGTATTTTTATTACAATCGTAAATTTTAATTTATGATAATCATGTGATATAATTACGATAAATTAATTTGGTAAATGTGCTTTTTTATCAAGAAAGATAGGAGTTGGCAGTAATGAAAAAAATATTAGCTTTAGTATTAAGTTTGTTTCTATTAGTAGGATGTTCACAACAAGACAACAAATACAAAGATGAAGCATTAGAAGCTTATGTGCAAAGCATGAATAAATTAGAAGGAAAAAATAAATATAGTATAGGTATTGATGGAAAAATTGATGTTCCTAAATCATTAATTAATACAGAAGAAGTAAATAGTAATTTTAGTGCAAAGGGAATTGTTGACTTAAAAAATGAATTAGCTAAATTTGAAATGAATTTAGATGATAAACAAAATGATCAAAGTGAGAAAATGGAAATTTATCTTGATAAAAAATATGTATATATTAAAAGTGATAATTCATGGTATAAACAGGAACTTGATGAAAGCATTTCAGATTCTGTAAATTCAAAAACTAAAGATAGTGAAAAGCTAGATGTGGATAAAGCAAGAGAAACTTTTGAAACTTTTAAAAATGTAGAATATACAAAAGAAATAAGAGATTCTCAAGAGGGCTATTTAATTAGTGCAACTATTGATTTAGATACAATTATGTCAATGATAAAAGATGAAAAAGAAAATATTAAAGACCTTGAAAAACAAATAGAGCAATTTAAGGCATTGATGCAAAAAATGAATATTGAATATGAAGTATTTATTCCAATGGATAATACTAAGTATGCAAAGCATAGAGTGAATATTAGTTTAGAAGTATTAAAAAGTGAAGTGAATGTTGGGCCAATTGATATAAACCTTGAGCCAACAAATGAAAAAATTAAAATTCCAAGTGCAGCAAAAAAAGCAAAAGTTGTAAAACAAGATAGTGTAAATAGTTTATATTAAGTGGAGGTATAAAAATGATAGAATTAAAAAATATTTCAAAGAAATATGGTAATAGTAGTAAATATGCAGTACAACCAACAGATTTATCTATTAAACCGGGAAAGATAATTGGGTTTATTGGACATAATGGTGCAGGTAAATCAACTACTTTAAAAATGATGACAGGTGTACTTACACCAAGTACTGGTGATGTGATTATTAATGGATATTCAATTACTAATGATGATTTAAAAGCAAAAAAAGAGTTTGGATATGTTCCTGATTCTCCTGATGTTTTTTTGAAACTAACTGGTTTTGAGTATTTGAATTTTATGGGAACTGCTTATGGTGTTGAACCAAGCATTTTGAAAAAACGTATTGATGAACTTGCAAATCAATATTTAATGAGTGATAAATTAGGAGATTTAATTGATTCTTATTCTCATGGTATGCGACAAAAAATAGTGGTAATGGGTGCTTTAGTACATGAACCACATATAATGATTTTAGATGAACCACTTACAGGGCTTGATCCACAAGCAAGTAGACTTTTAAAAGATTCAATGAAAGATCATGTTGCTAAAGGTCATACTGTATTATTTTCAACACATGTTTTGGAAGTTGCTGAAAAATTGTGTGATGAGATTTTAGTAATTAATAAAGGAAAGTTTATATATCAAGGTACATTAGAGGCATTAAAGGAACAATATAGTGAAAGTACAAGCTTAGAAGATATCTTCTTTGCGATAACAAGTGAAAATGATTAAATCGTTATTTAATGTTTTTAAACGTGACCAACAAAGTATTAAGTTAATTAAGTATTCAAAAACAAAAAAAATACTACTTAATATTGGTATAACTATTTTGGTGTTAGCTGGATTTTCAGCGATGCTATTTCCTTTAATTGTACATTCTGATGAAATTCAAAGTAAGATTCCACTTAATATTGGGCACCTTACTATTATGATTGGTTTTTATTTAACTTTTGTTTTAGCAATCGTTTCATCTTTTGGGTTTCTATTCTCAGGTGGATATTTAGATAAAAACTTGAATAATTATATTGTATTACCGATTAAAAAACGTGAGTTTGTAATCGCAAAATTAATGCTAGTTTATTACAATGTGTTACAAGTTGTCGCATTGTTAATGACACCTTGTATTATCATTTATTTTGTTTACTCTGATGTTAGCCTTAATGGTATCTTGAGTATTATTATTTATTGTTTAACAATGCCAATTATTACAATTTATGGTATTTCATTTTTAGTTGGAACAGTTTTATATTTTGTAAATAAAGTAAAAAATAAAATGCTTGCTAAAAGAGTATTATATGGTACATTTTTTGTTGTTGCCTTCTCTTTATATATGGTATTTATTTTAAATGTTAGTACACAGTCTAGTGAAGATCCAACTAAAACAATTACTATGTTTATGGATTTAATTAGTAAGTTAGATACAATCCTTTTCTATCCAGGTTGGGCATCTGAGTTATTAAACAAAGCTAGTTATATTAATATTGTTTATATGTTTGTTGCTGTTGTTATTGGGTCAATTTTCTTATTATACTTTGAAAAAGTATATTTTAAAGGCTCAATTGGATTTAATGAAGAAGGCGGTAAAACAAAATCTAAATTGCTTAAAAATAAACAAACTTCTAGTCATAGTAAGACAATGTGGTTCTTTATTAGAGAAGCTAAAGAAATTTTTAAAACTGGAACTTATTTCTTTAATTCTGTTTTTGGAAATATTTTAATCGTTGTAGTTTATCTTGCTATGATGGGATATTCTTATTATACAAATGGTGATACGGCTGTTGAAGTAGTGAGTTTTGTTAAAGATTCTTTAAACATTGAAACAATAATTTTAGTAACATTAGTAATTGGAACATTCTTTACGATTTTCAATAATGGTGCTGCTACAGTTTTCACAAGAGATGCTAAAGTCCTTGATTATTTAAATACATTACCACTTAATCAAAGTAGAGCATTTTTTGGAAAAGTATTATTTCATACGCTAGTTGAGTTTTTAACAATATTCATTTTCATGTTAATTCCGATGCTTGTTTTACAAATGGATGTTAGTTATATTATTGTTTCATTATTAGTAATGATTTTAGTTGTTTTAGCTACAAATTTAATTCCAGTATGTATTGATTTAAATTTCCCGACACTTGATTGGGAATCAGAAACTTATGTTGTTAAAAGATCTCGTTCAGTTTGGATGACAATGCTTGTTCATTTTGGTTTAAATGCCCTTGTTTTTGGAAGTGGCTTTGCATTAGTTATGTTTGCAGATGTAGATTACAAAATACTTTCATACATTGGTATAGCCTTTTATGTTATGATGTTCATTGTATTGGTATTTGTCTATCGAAAATCAGTAACAAGAGCATTTAGAAAGGTGAGAGGTTAGTGAAATATCAAAAGAAAGATATTATGACAACAATTACAGGCTTTTTAATGGCAGTAGCTGATAGTGTCCCAGGTGTTAGTGGTGGAACAATTGCTTATATTTTAGGTAAATATGAGCAATTTGTTAGTTCTATTGCAGCTTTTGGTTCAAGTAGTACTAAGCAGGAGAAGAAAGATGCTATTGATTTTTTATTAAAATTTGTTGTTGGTTGGGCAATTGGAATGGTTTTAGCATTAAGCTTGATTGCTAGCTTAGTTGGTGAAAAACCATATGAATTAGTCTCATTGTTTTTAGGATTTATTTTAGTTGCAATTCCATTTATTTTTACACAAGAAAAATTACAAAACAAAATTAATCTAAAGCATATCTTGTTCACAATGGCTGGAATTGTACTAGTAGTAGTTGTAACAAACTTTAGCTCAACTGCAATTGATTTAAGTGCAGATACAAGTATTTTAAAGTATGTTTATATTTTTATAGTAGGAGCTGTTGCAATTTCGGCAATGATTTTGCCTGGAATATCTGGTTCAACATTCTTATTAATATTTGGTTTATATATGCCAATTGTGAGTGCTGTAAAAGAGGTATTAAAGTTTAACTTTAGTCAATTAGATATTGTTTTAGTATTTGGTTTTGGAGTTTTATTAGGATTATTTTATTTTTCAAAGCTAGTTAAATATTTAATGAAAAATCATCGTGAGATTGTTGTTTTCTTTGTCATGGGATTAATGATAGGATCTATATATGCAATTATTATGGGACCAACATCATTAAGTGATGATGTTACTAAAGAAAGTTTAAATTTAGTACCATTAAATTTTGAAAATATTAAATTAATTTGGATGCTTGCTGGAGTTGGAATAATTATAGCTTTAGAAAAAATAAAAAAAATAGTTGAAGGAGGAAGTAAAAGTGAATAATTTTACTTATCAAAGAGTGACTAAATTAATTTTTGGTCAAAATCAATTAGAAAAATTACCACAAGAAATTAAGAAAAATGGTGGTAGTAGAGTATTATTAACTTATGGACAAAGTAGTATTAAAAGAATTGGATTATATGATGAAGTTGTTAGAATGTTAAATGATAATGATATTTTCTTTGTTGAATTAGGAGGAATTAAACCTAATCCAGAAGTAGATACTGCTCGTGAAGGTGTTAGATTAATTAATGAACATAATCTTGATTTTATTTTAGCTGTCGGTGGTGGAAGTGTTCTTGATAATTCAAAACATATTGCAATGTCACAAGCTGCAGATGTTGATGTTTGGGATTTAGTTAGAAACCAAGACCAACTTGATAAAGTTACTGGTTTAATAAAAATAGGAGCTATTTTAACTATTTCAGCTACTGGTTCAGAAATGAATGTAGGTGGAGTTATTACTAATCCTGAAACTGAAGATAAATTATCAATGGCACATGAAGAAGCAGCGCCAGTATTCTCATTCTTAAATCCAAGACTTTTGGAAAGTTTACCACCAAAACAAAGAATTGCCGGTGTTTGTGATACATTCTCACATTTATTAGAATTGTATTTTACTGCACATGAAGATGAAGGTTTTGCTGATAGATATATTGAGGGTGTTATGAAAAATGTTATCGCTTATGCACCAAAGTATTTAGAAGATAATTTAAATTATGATGCTAATGCACAAATTATGCTAAGTGCTACTTATGCATTAAATGGAATTAGTACTTTAGGAAAATATGGTGGAGATTGGAATACACATGCTTTAGAACATGAATTAAGTGCTCTTACAGACTTTACTCATGGAATTGGTCTTGCAATAATTCAACCTTATGTTTTACAAACTTATCTTGATGCTGATTTGGCAAATAAAAAAGATTTAGTTAAATTTGTTAATTTAGGAAAAAATGTTTTTGACATTGAGGGTTCTAATCAAGAAGTTGCGCAAAAAACTGTTGAAGCAATTAAAAAGCTATTCTTTGAGTGGATAGATAATAAAACTCAATTAAGTGAGTATGAAGTATATGATTTCAATTATAGTACTTGTGTTGAAAAATTGTTAAATGATGCTAGATTATCTGACATTTATCACTCATTTACTAAAGAAGAATTAGATAAGATATATAAAACGATATTGTAATGGTATCGTTTTTTTTAATACCTTATCAAAAAATAGTACTTACAATATTTTTTTTTGACACTTTTAGCGAATGTATGATTTTCTTATGTTTTTTACAAAAATAAATGAAAAATTTGCAAAAAAATTAAAAAAAACACAAAAAAAACAAAGAAATTAACATATAGTCGATTAAATGAACATTTCATTTTTATCGAAATAGACAAAAAGTTCGATAAAACATAAAAAAAACGCTTTTTTTTGACTAAAAATCAATTATTTGATGTTGCTTTTTAATATATTAAAGATATAATTTAAATTAAGAATATATAATAATTATAAAAAACGGAGGGTACAAAAAAATGAACAAAGTAATTATTGATGGGAAAAGTCTTACATTAGAGGACTTTATCCAAGTAGCACGACATGGTGCTAAAGTTGAGTTAAGCGATGAAGCTATCAAAGCAATGCAAAAAAGTCGTGACTTAGTTGAGCATTATGTTGAAAATGAAGTTGTACGTTATGGAATTACAACAGGATTTGGATCTTTAAGTGAAGTAACAATCAACAAAAAAGATACAAGTAAGTTACAAGAAAACTTAATTATCACGCATGCAGTATCAGTTGGGGAACCATTTGATATTGAAGTAGTAAGAGGAATTATGTTATTACGTGCTAATTCAATTGCTAAAGGTAATTCAGGAGTAAGAGTTAGTACAGTACAATTAATCTTAGATATGTTAAATGCGGGTGTAACACCAGTTGTGCCTGAACAAGGAAGCTTAGGAGCTAGTGGTGATTTAGCACCATTATCACACTGTGTTTTACCAATGTTAGGTTATGGTGAAGTATACTATAATGGAAAAAAATATAATGGTAAATTAGGAATGAAAAAAGCTGGTTTAGAAACAATCACTTTATCTTCAAAAGAAGGTTTAGGACTAAACAATGGTACTCAAGCAATGACTTCAGTTGGTGCTTTTGCTACTTACGATGCTTTAAAAACAGTTAAATTAGCAGATATTACTGCAATGCTTTCATTTGAAGCTTTAACAGGAATTAGAACTGCATACGATCCAAGAGTTCATGAAATTCGTGGTCATGTAGGACAAAAAACATCAGCTAAAAACTTCTTAAAATTAATTGAAGGAAGTTCATCAGCAACTGAACAAGGAGATTTAAGAGTTCAAGATGCTTATGCATTAAGATGTTTACCTCAAATTCATGGTGCTTCAAAAGATGCTATTAATTATGTAAAAGGAATTGTTGAAATTGAATTAAATGCGGTTACTGATAACCCATTAATTTTCCCTGATACTGAAGATGTAATTAGTGGTGGTAACTTCCATGGTCAACCAATGGCTTTACCATTTGACTTCTTAAAAATCGCTTTATCAGAATTAGCAAACATTTCTGAAAGAAGAATTGAAAGATTAGTAAACTCTAAATTATCAAATGGTTTACCATCAATGTTAGTTAAAAAAGCTGGATTAAATAGTGGATTTATGATTGTTCAATATTCTGCTGCATCAGTTGTAAGTGAAAATAAAGTAATTGCTCATCCTGCAAGTGTTGATTCAATTCCATCTTGTGAAAACCAAGAAGATCATGTATCTATGGGAACAACAGCTGCTAGACAAGCAAGACAAATTTTAAGAAACGTTCAATATGTATTAGGTATGGAATTATTCGCTTCATGTCAAGGAATCGATCTTAGAAAAGTAGAAAAATTAGGTAAAGGTACACAAGTTGCTTACGATCAAGTAAGAAGCGTTGTATCATATATGAAAAACGATAGAGTTTTAAAACCAGATATGGTTAAAATTGATGAGTTAGTAACATCTCACAAAATTGTCGAAGAAGTTGAAAAAGTTGTACCATTAGATACAATTTAATTTAAAAAGTTTTTTAGGAGGAAAAAGTATTATGCAAATTAATAATCAAGACATTCAAAAGGGAATGGAGATTAAAATTGATCATATTCCTGCTAAAACACCAGAATTCGTAAAAGGAATAAGAAGAGCACCTAAACGTGAATTAACGTTAAGCGATTCAGATATTGAATTAGCACTTATGAATGCTCTAAGATATATTCCAGAAGAATACCATGCTGAATTAGCTCCTGAATTTTATGAGGAGCTAATGACTCATGGGCGAATTTATGGATATCGTTTTAGACCAGAAGGAAATATTTCACCAAAACCTATTGATGAGTATGAAGCAACAACAATTGAAGGACAAGCATTCCAAGTAATGATTGATAACAACTTATCATTTGAAATTGCTTTATATCCATATGAATTAGTAACATATGGTGAAACAGGACAAGTATTCCAAAACTGGATGCAATATGTTCTAGTTAACAAATATTTAAAAGTTATGACTGATGAGCAAACATTAGTTCTTCAATCAGGACATCCAGTAGGATTGTTCCATTCACATAAAACAGCTCCAAGAGTAATGATTACTAATGGATTAACAGTTGGTTTATTTGATAACTTAGATGATTTCAAACGTTTAACTGCACTAGGTGTAGCTAACTATGGACAAATGACTGCTGGTGGTTGGATGTATATTGGACCACAAGGTATCGTTCATGGAACTTATTCAACATTATTAAATGCATCTCGTAAAATTAAAGATGGTGCAAAAGATATGGAAGGATTAATCTTCGTTACATCAGGACTTGGTGGAATGTCTGGAGCTCAAGGTAAAGCTGGTAAGATTGCTAATGGTGTAGCTTTAGTTGCAGAGGTTGATGAATCAAGAATTAATACTCGTTATGAACAAGGATGGGTTGATAAAGTAACAAGAACACCTAAAGAAGCATTCGAAGTAGCATGTAAAGCTAAAGATAATAAAGAACCGATTGCTATTGCGTTTTTAGGTAATGTTGTTGATTTATTAGAATATGCTTATGAAAATGATATTCATATTGATTTATTATCAGATCAAACATCATGTCAGGAAGCTTATGATGGTGGATATTGCCCAGCAGGAATTTCTTTTGAAGAAAGAACAAAACTTTTAGCAACTGATCATGCTAAATTCAAAAAACTTGTTGATGAAAGCTTACATCGTCACTTTGAAGTTATCAAAAAATTAAGTTCAAAAGGAACATATTTCTTTGACTATGGTAACTCATTCATGAAAGCTATTTATGATTCAGGTGTAATGGAAATTTCAAAAAATGGTGTTAATGATTTAGATGGATTCATTTGGCCATCTTATGTTGAAGATATTTTAGGACCAATGTTATTTGACTATGGATATGGACCATTCAGATGGGTATGTCTATCAGGAAAAGAAGAAGATTTAGACAAAACAGATGCTGCAGCATGTAGTGTTATTGATCCAGATCGTCGTTTCCAAGATTATGATAACTGGAAATGGATTAATGATGCTAAGAAAAATGCATTAGTTGTTGGTACAAAAGCTCGTATTCTTTACCAAGATGCTTGGGGACGTACAAACATTGCTCTTAAATTTAATGAAATGGTACGTAATGGAGAAGTAGGACCAATTATGTTAGGTCGTGATCACCATGATGTATCTGGTACAGATTCACCATTTAGAGAAACATCAAATATTTATGATGGTTCAAATGTAATGGCAGAAATGGCTACTCACTGTTATGCAGGTAATGCAGCACGTGGTATGTCACTAATCGCTCTTCACAATGGTGGTGGAGTTGGTATTGGTAAATCTGTAAACGGTGGATTTGGTATGGTATTAGATGGAAGTGAAAGAGTAGACAATATTCTTTATGAATCAATGTTATGGGATGTTATGGGTGGAGTTGCTCGTCGTAACTGGGCTCGTAATAGCGCATCAATTGAAACTTGTATCGAATACAATGAACAAATGAAAGGTAAAGACCATATTACTTTACCATACTTAACAACAAGAGATTTTGTTAAGGATATTATTAGGAAAAACAAATAAACTAAGGAGATGTCTTAAATGCAAAAAATAGTACAATGTGTACCAAATTTTTCAGAAGGGAAAGATCTAGAGAAAGTTGATCGTATCGTTGCACCTTTAAAAGATAAAGAAGGTGTAAAGTTAGTTGGAGTTGAACCAGATGCTGCTTACAATAGAACAGTTGTTACTGTAATAGGTGAGCCTCAAGCAGTTAAAGCTGCTGTTGTTGAAGCAATTGGTGTAGCTACAAAAGAGATTGATATGAACTATCAAACAGGTGAACATAAAAGAATGGGAGCTACTGATGTAGTACCATTTATTCCAATTTCAGGAATGAGTATTGAAGAAGCTGTTGAATTATCAAAAGAAGCTGGAGAAGAAGTAGCACAACGTTTTGATTTACCAGTATTCTTATATTCATATAGTGCAACTCAACCAAACCGTGAAAAATTACCAACAATTAGAAAAGGTGAATTTGAAGGAATGGGTGAAAAAATTAAATTACCTGAATGGAAACCAGATTATGGTAAAGCTGAAATTCATCC is part of the Bacilli bacterium PM5-9 genome and harbors:
- a CDS encoding ABC-2 type transport system permease protein (product_source=KO:K01992; ko=KO:K01992; transmembrane_helix_parts=Inside_1_26,TMhelix_27_49,Outside_50_68,TMhelix_69_91,Inside_92_116,TMhelix_117_139,Outside_140_153,TMhelix_154_176,Inside_177_188,TMhelix_189_211,Outside_212_247,TMhelix_248_270,Inside_271_319,TMhelix_320_342,Outside_343_366,TMhelix_367_389,Inside_390_409,TMhelix_410_432,Outside_433_441,TMhelix_442_464,Inside_465_484,TMhelix_485_507,Outside_508_516,TMhelix_517_536,Inside_537_550) yields the protein MIKSLFNVFKRDQQSIKLIKYSKTKKILLNIGITILVLAGFSAMLFPLIVHSDEIQSKIPLNIGHLTIMIGFYLTFVLAIVSSFGFLFSGGYLDKNLNNYIVLPIKKREFVIAKLMLVYYNVLQVVALLMTPCIIIYFVYSDVSLNGILSIIIYCLTMPIITIYGISFLVGTVLYFVNKVKNKMLAKRVLYGTFFVVAFSLYMVFILNVSTQSSEDPTKTITMFMDLISKLDTILFYPGWASELLNKASYINIVYMFVAVVIGSIFLLYFEKVYFKGSIGFNEEGGKTKSKLLKNKQTSSHSKTMWFFIREAKEIFKTGTYFFNSVFGNILIVVVYLAMMGYSYYTNGDTAVEVVSFVKDSLNIETIILVTLVIGTFFTIFNNGAATVFTRDAKVLDYLNTLPLNQSRAFFGKVLFHTLVEFLTIFIFMLIPMLVLQMDVSYIIVSLLVMILVVLATNLIPVCIDLNFPTLDWESETYVVKRSRSVWMTMLVHFGLNALVFGSGFALVMFADVDYKILSYIGIAFYVMMFIVLVFVYRKSVTRAFRKVRG
- a CDS encoding putative lipoprotein NlpE involved in copper resistance (product_source=COG3015; cath_funfam=1.10.287.380; cleavage_site_network=SignalP-noTM; cog=COG3015; superfamily=161270,64593) translates to MKKILALVLSLFLLVGCSQQDNKYKDEALEAYVQSMNKLEGKNKYSIGIDGKIDVPKSLINTEEVNSNFSAKGIVDLKNELAKFEMNLDDKQNDQSEKMEIYLDKKYVYIKSDNSWYKQELDESISDSVNSKTKDSEKLDVDKARETFETFKNVEYTKEIRDSQEGYLISATIDLDTIMSMIKDEKENIKDLEKQIEQFKALMQKMNIEYEVFIPMDNTKYAKHRVNISLEVLKSEVNVGPIDINLEPTNEKIKIPSAAKKAKVVKQDSVNSLY
- a CDS encoding hypothetical protein (product_source=Hypo-rule applied; superfamily=49854; transmembrane_helix_parts=Inside_1_11,TMhelix_12_31,Outside_32_45,TMhelix_46_68,Inside_69_96,TMhelix_97_119,Outside_120_122,TMhelix_123_142,Inside_143_145) — translated: MNKFKKGLKKRIILLSILGIFLISLAVITLLNKDNLNLEGNNLSRNIGCLYGLVLGTGFKLLSTFSSLRNEDKLNELYIKSNDERTALVVKSTSTMSYLILLYTMVCGMVATTFFSSVISNVFFYGVCYTLVVYCITYFYYNRKF
- a CDS encoding ABC-2 type transport system ATP-binding protein (product_source=KO:K01990; cath_funfam=3.40.50.300; cog=COG1131; ko=KO:K01990; pfam=PF00005; smart=SM00382; superfamily=52540) → MIELKNISKKYGNSSKYAVQPTDLSIKPGKIIGFIGHNGAGKSTTLKMMTGVLTPSTGDVIINGYSITNDDLKAKKEFGYVPDSPDVFLKLTGFEYLNFMGTAYGVEPSILKKRIDELANQYLMSDKLGDLIDSYSHGMRQKIVVMGALVHEPHIMILDEPLTGLDPQASRLLKDSMKDHVAKGHTVLFSTHVLEVAEKLCDEILVINKGKFIYQGTLEALKEQYSESTSLEDIFFAITSEND